A window of the Cloacibacillus sp. An23 genome harbors these coding sequences:
- a CDS encoding RsmB/NOP family class I SAM-dependent RNA methyltransferase: protein MRGLEAALSVYGEVRGGAFASEALRKVYQEIAPGDRKLAATLLYCTLRRQSLWKTMLIKYCKRNPRELPPLTWNALMLGIAGIVELRHFALPVLINGLVQAIKTNGGQKDVGLVNAVLHTVADEYPRFLDGLKKSGALRDQALYWGVPGWAAAQWSKDLSIQEAKKLVKGSGMKTYLSLRLSRDADRDEYIAEYNSSGRRAWASPFLERSVRTAANPFPLELPGFGEGKIMPQSESSMLAAETIAKRSEGGYVLDMCCGRGVKTGQLADIMRGARIEAWDVSEPKIKSAKFEMMRMRAEDRVKFKCGDSLTLKPDEAPDTILLDAPCSGSGTWGRHPEAKWRISPEQVEENGKLQRALLERAATLLAPGGVLMYSTCSLFRAENEKIVADVMSRHPELVELPIERRAEFMRRGKPYGTVIMPALPWVDGFYMAMLAKRRHSAAEVE from the coding sequence TACGGAGAGGTGCGCGGCGGCGCGTTCGCCTCGGAGGCCCTGCGCAAGGTGTATCAGGAGATCGCGCCAGGCGACAGGAAGCTCGCCGCCACGCTGCTCTATTGTACCCTGCGGCGTCAGAGCCTTTGGAAGACGATGCTGATAAAGTACTGCAAGCGCAATCCGCGCGAGCTTCCTCCGCTCACGTGGAACGCGCTGATGTTAGGGATAGCCGGCATCGTCGAGCTGCGCCATTTCGCCCTTCCGGTGCTCATAAACGGCCTTGTGCAGGCCATAAAGACGAACGGCGGGCAGAAGGACGTCGGCCTCGTCAACGCAGTTCTGCATACCGTCGCCGACGAATACCCGAGATTCCTGGACGGCCTTAAGAAGAGCGGTGCCTTACGCGACCAGGCGCTCTACTGGGGCGTGCCGGGCTGGGCCGCCGCGCAGTGGTCCAAGGACCTTTCCATACAGGAGGCCAAAAAGCTCGTGAAGGGCAGCGGCATGAAGACATATCTCTCGCTGCGCCTTTCGCGGGACGCCGACAGGGACGAATATATAGCCGAGTACAATTCCTCGGGCCGCCGCGCCTGGGCTTCGCCTTTCCTGGAGCGCTCAGTGCGCACCGCGGCGAATCCGTTCCCGCTGGAGCTTCCCGGCTTCGGCGAGGGTAAGATAATGCCGCAGAGCGAATCATCGATGCTCGCCGCAGAGACTATCGCGAAGCGCTCGGAAGGCGGATACGTGCTCGACATGTGCTGCGGACGCGGCGTCAAGACGGGGCAGCTGGCGGATATAATGCGCGGCGCACGCATAGAGGCGTGGGATGTTTCCGAGCCGAAGATAAAATCGGCGAAGTTCGAGATGATGCGTATGCGCGCGGAAGACCGCGTGAAATTCAAATGCGGCGACTCGCTGACGCTCAAGCCGGACGAAGCGCCGGACACGATACTGCTCGACGCGCCGTGTTCCGGCAGCGGCACGTGGGGAAGGCACCCGGAGGCGAAATGGCGCATCTCGCCCGAACAGGTGGAGGAGAACGGCAAGCTCCAGCGCGCGCTGCTCGAGCGCGCTGCGACGTTGCTCGCGCCCGGCGGCGTGCTCATGTACAGCACGTGCAGCCTGTTCCGCGCCGAGAACGAAAAGATCGTAGCCGACGTGATGAGCCGTCATCCTGAGCTCGTCGAGCTCCCGATAGAGCGCCGCGCCGAGTTCATGCGCAGGGGCAAGCCGTACGGCACCGTGATAATGCCGGCGCTGCCGTGGGTTGACGGATTTTACATGGCGATGCTCGCGAAGCGCCGCCACAGCGCCGCGGAGGTAGAATAA